The following are encoded together in the Girardinichthys multiradiatus isolate DD_20200921_A chromosome X, DD_fGirMul_XY1, whole genome shotgun sequence genome:
- the LOC124863250 gene encoding NACHT, LRR and PYD domains-containing protein 3-like: MSHFLCVLRERSSSHVSAVNQLSCCSCHELLRDPVFTSCGHWSCRQCMVSYWDQSASSGQSSCPQCGERFQSLTGQLTANWRSSVEGQGVGLQKVLDKHKIRLRRRYKYVTEGTDEIGGRTLLNSIYTELYIIDGQGEVRTQHEVRQLETASMALSDSPIRCHDIFKPLPDQHGAIRVVLTNGVAGVGKTFSVQKFTLDWAEGLENQYVSVVVLLSFRELNLIREEQHSLLTLLHVFHPTLQRLPAEKLAVCKLLFIFDGLDESRLSLDFNDSRLVSDVTQKSSVNVLLTNLIKGNLLPSALVWITSRPAAANQIPPSCVARVTEVRGFTDVQKEEYFRRRFSDEELSSRIISHIKTSRSLHIMCGIPVFCWITATVLENMLTTEQRGELPKTMTDMYSHFLLVQMKRKKNKYHEGHGMSPQELIEADMEVLLKLGRLAFEHLEKGNIVFYDEDLEQCGLDVREALVYSGVCTEIFKEESMIFQKPVYCFVHLSIQEFLAAVYMFHCFTNRNTEVMDNFLDGLPNTQVRKDLKMGDSNSTVDGFLMRVMMKSLQSKIGYLDLFVRFLHGLVLESNQKLLGPLVGQTGNSPENIYRVISNLKKMNTNKMSPDRSIYIFYCLMEMNDLSIHQEIQEFLRSENQTEMELSEIHCSALAYMLQMLEDVLDQLDLAMYNTSKEGKMRLIPAVRNCRKARLVGCRLSETHCEVVASALLSSHSHLKKLDLTGNVLPDPGVKHLCAGLASPHCKLETLRLRGCRLSEISCDSLISALLSNPFYLKHLDMGLNNKLQDSGMKLLCAFLANSQSRLKTLRLLECSLSGISCAYLASALKCNPSRLTFLDMGGNNLEDSGVEQLCSFMESPHCRLEKMSLWGCRLSGISCASLVSALKTNPSSLKCLDLRHNNLQDSDVKDLLDLVESKQSRLHRLRWK, encoded by the exons ATGAGTCATTTTCTTTGTGTCCTCAGAGAGAGAAGCAGCAGCCATGTTTCTGCGGTGAATCAGCTGTCCTGCTGCTCTTGTCACGAGCTCCTGAGGGATCCAGTCTTTACCAGCTGTGGACACTGGTCCTGCAGACAGTGCATGGTCTCATACTGGGACCAATCTGCTTCATCAGGACAATCCTCCTGTCCCCAGTGTGGAGAAAGGTTCCAGTCCCTAACTGGACAGCTGACAGCTAATTGGAGAAGCTCTGTAGAGGGTCAGG GTGTTGGTCTTCAGAAGGTTTTAGACAAACATAAAATCAGACTGAGGAGGAGATATAAATATGTAACAGAAGGAACTGATGAAATAGGAGGCAGAACTCTCCTCAACAGCATCTACACTGAGCTCTACATCATAGACGGACAGGGTGAAGTTAGAACTCAGCATGAAGTTCGGCAGCTGGAGACAGCATCCATGGCTCTCAGTGACTCACCAATCAGGTGCCACGACATCTTCAAACCCTTACCTGACCAGCATGGAGCCATCAGAGTGGTTCTGACCAACGGTGTCGCTGGTGTTGGAAAAACCTTCTCAGTGCAGAAGTTCACTCTGGACTGGGCAGAGGGCTTGGAGAACCAATATGTCAGTGTGGTGGTTCTCCTTTCATTCAGGGAGCTGAACTTGATCAGAGAGGAGCAGCACAGTCTTCTCACGCTGCTCCATGTTTTCCATCCAACACTCCAGAGGCTCCCAGCAGAGAAGCTGGCTGTCTGTAAACTTCTCTTCATCTTTGACGGCCTGGATGAAAGCAGACTTTCTCTGGACTTCAACGACAGTCGGCTTGTTTCTGATGTCACCCAGAAGTCATCAGTTAACGTTCTGCTGACAAACCTCATCAAGGGGAACCTGCTGCCCTCGGCTCTCGTCTGGATAACTTCCAGACCTGCAGCGGCCAATCAGATCCCTCCTTCATGTGTTGCCAGGGTAACAGAAGTACGAGGTTTCACTGACGTCCAGAAGGAGGAGTACTTCAGGAGGAGGTTCAGTGATGAAGAGCTGTCCAGCAGAATCATCTCCCACATCAAGACCTCCAGGAGCCTCCACATCATGTGTGGAATCCCAGTCTTCTGCTGGATCACTGCTACAGTTCTGGAGAACATGTTGACCACAGAGCAGAGAGGAGAACTGCCCAAGACCATGACTGACATGTACTCACACTTCCTGCTGGTTCAGATGAAGAGAAAGAAGAACAAGTACCATGAAGGACATGGGATGAGTCCACAGGAGCTGATAGAAGCTGACATGGAAGTTCTCCTGAAGCTGGGGAGGCTGGCGTTTGAGCATCTGGAGAAAGGGAACATTGTGTTTTATGATGAGGACCTGGAGCAGTGTGGTCTTGATGTCAGAGAGGCATTGGTGTACTCTGGAGTTTGTACAGAGATCTTTAAAGAGGAGAGTATGATCTTCCAGAAACCAGTCTACTGCTTTGTTCATCTGAGTATTCAAGAGTTTCTGGCTGCAGTCTACATGTTCCACTGTTTCACCAACAGGAACACAGAGGTGATGGACAACTTCCTGGATGGTTTACCTAATACCCAAgttagaaaagacctaaaaatggGAGACAGTAACTCCACTGTAGATGGTTTCCTGATGAGAGTCATGATGAAATCTCTCCAAAGTAAAATTGGCTATCTGGACCTGTTTGTTCGCTTCCTTCATGGCCTTGTTCTGGAGTCAAATCAGAAGCTCTTGGGACCCCTTGTTGGTCAGACAGGGAACAGTCCAGAAAACATCTATAGAGTCATCAGCAACCTGAAGAAGatgaacactaataaaatgtctCCAGACAGAAGCATCTACATCTTCTACTGTCTGATGGAGATGAATGATCTCTCAATTCATCAGGAGATCCAAGAGTTTCTGAGGTCGGAGAACCAAACAGAAATGGAACTCtcagagatccactgctcagcTTTGGCCTACATGCTGCAGATGCTGGAGGATGTTCTGGATCAGTTGGACCTGGCTATGTACAACACATCAAAAGAAGGGAAAATGAGACTAATTCCAGCAGTGAGGAACTGCAGAAAGGCTCG ACTCGTTGGCTGTCGACTCTCAGAGACTCACTGTGAAGTTGTGGCCTCGGCTCTGCTGTCCAGCCACTCCCATCTGAAAAAACTGGACCTAACTGGAAACGTCCTGCCCGACCCAGGAGTGAAGCATCTGTGTGCTGGACTTGCAAGTCCACACTGTAAACTGGAGACACTAAG ACTGAGAGGCTGCCGCCTGTCAGAGATCAGCTGTGATTCTCTCATTTCCGCTCTCCTGTCAAATCCTTTTTATCTAAAACATCTGGACATGGGTCTCAACAACAAGCTACAGGATTCAGGCATGAAGCTGCTCTGTGCGTTCCTAGCAAATTCACAGAGTAGACTCAAGACGCTCAG attGCTAGAATGTAGTTTATCAGGCATCAGCTGTGCTTATTTGGCCTCAGCTCTGAAGTGCAACCCCTCCCGTCTGACATTTCTTGACATGGGTGGAAACAACCTCGAGGATTCAGGAGTAGAGCAGCTTTGTTCTTTTATGGAGAGTCCTCACTGTAGACTAGAGAAAATGAG TCTGTGGGGCTGCAGGCTGTCAGGGATCAGCTGTGCTTCTCTAGTCTCAGCCCTGAAGACCAACCCCTCTTCTCTGAAATGTCTGGACCTGAGACACAACAACCTCCAGGATTCAGATGTAAAGGACCTGTTGGATCTTGTGGAGAGCAAACAATCCAGACTGCACAGGCTCAG ATGGAAGTGA